In Flavobacterium sp. 83, the genomic window CAAATGATGAATTTGGTTTAACACGTGCTATTTGGTTCCAAGAACAACAAGGTGCGACCGTAACTGTTGTCAATGTAGGAGGACCAGAAACCGAACCTACTTTAAGAAAAGCATTAGCAATAGGCGCAAACGAAGCCATTCGTATAAACGCAACTCCTAAAGACGGTTTTTTTGTTGCCAAACAACTTGCCGAAGTAATTAAAAATGGCTCATACGATGTTATCATAGCGGGAAAAGAATCACTTGATTATAATGGAGGAATGGTTCCTGGTATGGTTGCTGGAATTCTTGGGTACAACTTCCTAAATTCTTGCACAAGTATTACAGTTGATGGATCTAATGTAAAGGCAGTGCGTGAGATTGACGGAGGAAAAGAAACGGTAAGCACTTCATTGCCTTTAATAATTGGAGGCCAAAAAGGATTGGTTGAAGAAAAGGACTTGCGTATACCAAACATGAGAGGAATTATGACCGCAAGAACTAAAGTATTAAGCATATTAGAACCAGTAGAAGCTCCAGTGAATACGAAAGCGGTGAAATTTGAGAAACCAGCACCTAAATCAGCCGTGAAATTAATTTCACCTGACAATTTAGATGAATTAATCAATTTATTACACAACGAAGCGAAAGTAATCTAGTAATCCGTGTTCAGTCGCAGTTTTCAGTTCCAAGACTTTAAACTTTAAACCTGAAACTTAAACAAAAAAATTATGTCAATATTAATATATGCAGAATATGCAGAAGGAAAATTTAAGAAAGTAGCTTTCGAATTAGCTTCTTATGCAAAAAAAGTAGCCGAATCATTAGGAACAACTGTTACAGCCGTAACAGTAAACGCAGGTGATGTTTCGGAATTATCAAAATACGGAGTAGACAAAGTTTTAAAAGTGAACAACGATAAATTATCCGGATTTACTGCAAAAGCATATGCTGATGCCATCAAACAAGCTGCTGAAAAAGAAAATGCAAAATTAATTTTGCTTTCCTCAACTACAGATAGTATTTACCTTTCATCACTTGTTGCAGTAGCCCTGGAAGCTGGATTTGCTTCAAATGTGGTTGGATTACCAGTAAGTACAGCTCCTTTTCAAGTAAAAAGAAATGCATTTTCAAACAAAGCTTTCAATATCACCGAAATTGCTACTGACATAAAAGTACTTGGTCTTGCAAAAAACTCGTATGGTGTTTTCATTAGTACAGACGCGATTAATCGCGTCGCTACCGAAGAAGATTTCAATCCATCAATTGAAGATAATGATTTTGGAGTAAAGGTAGAATCCGTAGAAAAGGGTTCCGGAAAAGTTTCCATCGCCGATGCTGATATTGTAGTTTCTGGTGGACGTGGTTTGAAGGGGCCTGAAAACTGGGGAATGATCGAAGAATTAGCTTCGGTACTTGGCGCAGCGACAGCTTGTTCAAAACCGGTTTCAGATTTAGGCTGGAGACCTCATAGTGAGCACGTAGGACAAACAGGAAAACCCGTTGCAACTAACTTGTATATTGCAATAGGAATTTCGGGAGCTATACAACATATTGCAGGAATCAACTCTTCAAAAGTAAAAGTAGTCATCAACAGCGATCCCGAAGCACCATTCTTCAAGGTAGCTGATTACGGAATTGTAGGAGATGCTTTTGAAATTGTCCCAAAATTAATTGAGAAATTTAAAGCTTTCAAAGCACAGCACGCATAATTCAACAAATCTATATAAATTGCTACCTAAAAAAAAGATATTTGTATCTTTGCTTTTAGGTAGCAATTTTTTTATATAAAATTGAACCTGATTTTTATTAAAGAACTAGTACAACGTACTTTCCCATTATCACAACTATGAGCTTAGTTAAATTATCTATAAAAGGAATTTCATATAGTCAGACCCAAAACGGAGCATACGCTCTAATTTTGAATGAGGTCGATGGAGAAAGAAAGTTGCCTATAGTAATCGGAGCATTTGAAGCCCAATCTATCGCTATTGCATTAGAAAAAGAAATAAAACCACCACGTCCCTTAACGCATGATTTATTCAAAAATTTTGCTGAACGTTTCGACATTGTGGTAAAACAAGTCATTATACATAAATTAGTCGATGGAGTTTTTTACTCCAGTATTATTTGCGAAAGAGATAAAATCGAAGAAATTATAGACGCTAGAACATCTGATGCTATTGCTTTGGCACTGCGCTTTAATGCACCAATCTTCACCTATAAAAATATTCTGGACAAAGCTGGTATTTATTTAAAAGCAAACCCGCTTGAAGCCAATAAAGATTCTCAAGAAATTGACGATGTCCTTTCTAATCCGGACACTTTTGGTCATGAAGAAGAAAGCAATCAATCCGGCGAAACCTACTCTAAACATAGTTTGCAGGAATTGAACGAATTACTTGACCAAGCTGTATCGCATGAAGATTATGAAAAAGCTGCTAAAATTAGAGACGAAATTTCAAAAAGAGAATCGTAATTTGTTTAATTGTTGATTACTATAACTGCTAATCCAACATCCGTTTCACGATTAAACTAAAACCGATTAACCGATTAATCCCCAAATAAAATGAAGCAATATTTAGATTTAGTGCAACACGTTATGGAGAATGGTTGCCAAAAAGGTGATCGTACCGGAACAGGAACCAAAAGTGTATTTGGTTATCAAATGCGTTTTGATTTGAGTGAAGGCTTTCCTATGGTTACCACCAAAAAACTACATCTAAAATCTATTATTTATGAATTGCTTTGGTTCCTTAAAGGAGACACTAATATTAAATATCTTCAAGAAAACGGAGTGAAAATATGGGACGCTTGGGCTGATGCTAATGGGGATTTAGGTCCTGTTTATGGTCATCAATGGCGCAACTGGAATAGCGAAGAAATCGACCAGATTACTGAACTTATTTCAGAACTAAAAACCAATCCAAACAGCCGAAGAATGCTTGTTTCAGCTTGGAATCCTTCTGTGCTTCCTGATACAAAAAAATCATTTGACGAAAATGTAGCCAATAACAAAGCGGCGTTACCGCCATGCCATGCTTTTTTTCAATTCTATGTTTCCGACGGAAAATTATCCTGTCAATTATACCAAAGAAGCGCCGATATTTTCTTGGGTGTACCTTTTAATATTGCTTCTTATGCATTGTTAACGATGATGATTGCACAAGTCTGCGGATTAAAAACCGGTGAATTTATCCACACTTTTGGCGATGCACACATTTATAATAATCATTTCGAACAACTCGAATTACAATTATCACGCGAACCAAAACCATTACCAAAAATGATTTTGAATCCAGCAATAAACAATATATTCGATTTTTCTTTTGAAGATTTTACATTAGAAGGTTATGAACCGCACGCCCTAATAAAAGGCAATGTTGCGGTATAAAACGACACCTAATTAAATTCTAAGATAATAAAAAAAATCCGCTATATAGACTGCACCCAAAAGTTTAGACAAATTTATAATTAATTTTGATAATAATGAGCTCGATATTGTATCGGGCTCATTTTGTTTAAATTCGACTTGATTCTATCTTTATTGTAATATTTTATATATTCATTTATTTCCTTTTTTAATTGGTCTAATGATGTGTATTTTTTAAGATAAAACAGTTCAGATTTTAATATTCCAAAGAAGTTTTCAATTATAGCATTGTCTAAACAATTTCCTTTTCTTGACATACTTTGTACAATTCCTTTTTCTTTCAGCAAATACTGATATTGTTTCATTTGATATTGCCAGCCTTGATCTGAATGCAGTGTTAGATTAGTGTTATTAGGTATTTTTTTAAATGCTTTTTTGAGCATTATAACTACTTGATTAAACACTGGGCGTTCTGTTAGTTCGTAACTGATTATTTCTTGATTAAATAAATCAATAATAGGCGATAGATACAATTTTTGACCCGAGACATTAAACTCGGTTATATCGGTTGCCCATTTTTGATTTGGTGCAACTGCTTTGAAATTTCTTTTTAGAACATTTGGTGCAATTTTACCTTGTTCGCCTTTATATGATTTATATTTCTTTAATCTAATAAGACTTTTTAATCCCAGTAATTTCATTAATCTAAAAACTGTTTTATGATTGATAATCATTGCTCTATTTTGGAGTTCATCGGTTATTCTTCTGTAACCATAGCGCCCTTTATGGCTTTGATAAATGGCTTTAAT contains:
- a CDS encoding electron transfer flavoprotein subunit beta/FixA family protein gives rise to the protein MKILVCISHVPDTTSKINFVNGDSEFDTNGVQYVINPNDEFGLTRAIWFQEQQGATVTVVNVGGPETEPTLRKALAIGANEAIRINATPKDGFFVAKQLAEVIKNGSYDVIIAGKESLDYNGGMVPGMVAGILGYNFLNSCTSITVDGSNVKAVREIDGGKETVSTSLPLIIGGQKGLVEEKDLRIPNMRGIMTARTKVLSILEPVEAPVNTKAVKFEKPAPKSAVKLISPDNLDELINLLHNEAKVI
- a CDS encoding IS3 family transposase (programmed frameshift), producing the protein MERKVKYGYTFKLECVQEVLNEHQSCCSVSKQKGFSKSQLQKWVRLYNNYGGKGLLPSKNRIYSIDFKMKVLKSLSEEHLSLSKACLLFNIPSESTIVKWKKDFANFGIEGLKPKLKGRPISMSDYKRKKRKSDKPLTREEELLKENERLRCENGIAKKVTSLNSSQEKSQAIMELRHKFDLELLLDLTKMARSSFYYHQKQNKLPDKYKEIKELIKAIYQSHKGRYGYRRITDELQNRAMIINHKTVFRLMKLLGLKSLIRLKKYKSYKGEQGKIAPNVLKRNFKAVAPNQKWATDITEFNVSGQKLYLSPIIDLFNQEIISYELTERPVFNQVVIMLKKAFKKIPNNTNLTLHSDQGWQYQMKQYQYLLKEKGIVQSMSRKGNCLDNAIIENFFGILKSELFYLKKYTSLDQLKKEINEYIKYYNKDRIKSNLNKMSPIQYRAHYYQN
- a CDS encoding thymidylate synthase is translated as MKQYLDLVQHVMENGCQKGDRTGTGTKSVFGYQMRFDLSEGFPMVTTKKLHLKSIIYELLWFLKGDTNIKYLQENGVKIWDAWADANGDLGPVYGHQWRNWNSEEIDQITELISELKTNPNSRRMLVSAWNPSVLPDTKKSFDENVANNKAALPPCHAFFQFYVSDGKLSCQLYQRSADIFLGVPFNIASYALLTMMIAQVCGLKTGEFIHTFGDAHIYNNHFEQLELQLSREPKPLPKMILNPAINNIFDFSFEDFTLEGYEPHALIKGNVAV
- a CDS encoding electron transfer flavoprotein subunit alpha/FixB family protein; its protein translation is MSILIYAEYAEGKFKKVAFELASYAKKVAESLGTTVTAVTVNAGDVSELSKYGVDKVLKVNNDKLSGFTAKAYADAIKQAAEKENAKLILLSSTTDSIYLSSLVAVALEAGFASNVVGLPVSTAPFQVKRNAFSNKAFNITEIATDIKVLGLAKNSYGVFISTDAINRVATEEDFNPSIEDNDFGVKVESVEKGSGKVSIADADIVVSGGRGLKGPENWGMIEELASVLGAATACSKPVSDLGWRPHSEHVGQTGKPVATNLYIAIGISGAIQHIAGINSSKVKVVINSDPEAPFFKVADYGIVGDAFEIVPKLIEKFKAFKAQHA
- a CDS encoding bifunctional nuclease family protein; this translates as MSLVKLSIKGISYSQTQNGAYALILNEVDGERKLPIVIGAFEAQSIAIALEKEIKPPRPLTHDLFKNFAERFDIVVKQVIIHKLVDGVFYSSIICERDKIEEIIDARTSDAIALALRFNAPIFTYKNILDKAGIYLKANPLEANKDSQEIDDVLSNPDTFGHEEESNQSGETYSKHSLQELNELLDQAVSHEDYEKAAKIRDEISKRES